From the genome of Gemmatimonadota bacterium:
AAGGACAACTTCTGGCAGATGGCGGATACGGGGCCGTGCGGCCCATGCTCCGAGCTCTACATCGACCTTGCCCACCTGACCAAGGACTGGGCTTTTCCGGCAGGGGCGAGTGGCGAGTGGACAGATCTCGAACGAACCGAGTTCTCCACCGAGGCCTTCGTGGAGGGGGCCGAGGCGGGGCGCTTCCTGGAGATCTGGAACCTCGTCTTCATGCAGTTCGACCGGCAGCCCGACGGGGCGCTCGTGCCGTTGCCGAAGCCGTCGGTGGACACGGGCGCGGGACTGGAGCGCATCGCGGCGGTGATGCAGGGGGTCACGAACAACTTCCATACCGACGTCTTTGCCCCGATGATGGCGGCGATCGAGGCGACGGTGCAGCGGCCGTACGCCGGCGTTGCGCCTGACGGATCGCGCCTCCTCGATGCCCATAGCGCGTCGTATCGCGTGCTGGCGGACCACGCGCGCGCGGTCTCGTTCCTCCTCGCCGACGGGGTCTTCCCATCCAACGACGGGCGCGGCTACGTGCTGCGACGCATCCTTCGCCGGGCGGTGCGCCATGCGTACCTGCTCGGGCGGCGGGAGCCCACGCTGGTGCACGTGGTGCAGGCGGTGATCGACAGCATGTCCGACGTCTTTCCCGAGCTTCGCCAACGGGCGACGCACGTCCTCGAGACGACGCGCGCCGAGGAGGAACGCTTCCTGGCGACGATCGAGGGCGGGATGTCGCGCTTCGAACAGCTCGCGCCCGCGGTGGGATCGACGCAGGGGTCGACGCACCTGCGCGGGTTGATCAGCGGCGAGGACGCGTTCAAGCTCTACGACACCTACGGCTTCCCGATCGACCTGACCGAACTGATGGCGCGCGAGCGCGGCTACGCGGTCGATATCGCCGGCTTCGAGGCGGCGTTAGGCGCGCAGCGCGTGCAGTCGCAGGAGGAGCGCAAGTCGAAGAAGCTGGGCGTGGTGGCCGACGAACTGTCCGACGCGGCACGGTGGGAGCGGACGAGCGGGACGTCCGACGAGGCGCCGGCCTTCGGCGAGTCGGAGTTCGTGGGGTACGAGGCGGTGGAGATCGAGTCGCAGGTAACCGCGGTGCGCCGCCTGGACGACAACCGCGTGGCGGTGATGCTGCGCGAGACGCCGTTCTATGCCGAATCGGGCGGTCAGGTGTCAGATCACGGCGAGATCGTCGGGCAGGGGTGGCGCGTGGACGTGGACGACGTGAAGAAGATCGAGGGGCGCGTCGCCGCGATCGGAAAGCTCAGCGGGACGATCGCCTTCGGGACGGCCACGGCCAGGGTCCCCGGCGATCGCCGCCGCGACACGGAGCGCAATCACACGGCGACCCACCTCTTGCATGCGGCGTTGCGGGAGGCGTTAGGCGATCACGTGCACCAGGCCGGGTCGCTGGTGGCCCCCGATCGCCTGCGCTTCGACTTCACGCACCATGGCCCCATCAAGCCGGAGGTGCTGGACGCGATCGAGCTGACCGTGAATCGCGGCATCTGGGCGTCGGTCGACGTGCGCACGGAGCAGAAGGGGTACAAGGACGCGGTGGCCGAGGGGGCGATGGCGCTCTTCGGCGAGAAGTACGGCGATGTCGTGCGTGTGGTGAAGATCCCGGGGCTCTCGGTCGAGCTCTGCGGCGGGACGCACGTGCGCAACACGGGGCAGATCTCGCTCTTCAAGATCCTGAGCGAAACCGGGGTCGCCGCGGGGGTGCGACGCATCGAGGCGGTGACGGGGCCGCGTGCCTTCGAGGTGATGCGCGAACGGGAGCGCACGCTTTCCCGCGTGGGGGAGCTGCTCAAGGCGACGCCCGACACGGCGATCAAGCGGGTGCAGGGGCTGCTGGACGAACGAAAGGCGCTGGAGAAGCGCCTCGACGAGGCGATGAAGGGCGGTGGCGACCAGGTGAAGGCGCTGGTGGCGTCGGCGCCGACGGTCGAGGGGCTCCGGCTGGTGGCCTCGATGATGACCGCGCCGGACGTCAAGACGCTGCAGGCGCTCGGCGACGCGCTGCGCGAACAGCTCGGCAGTGGAGTCGCGGCGTTAGGCGCCACCTTCGAGGATGGCAAGAGCGCGCTGCTGGTGGTGGCCACCGACGACGCGCGTGACCGCGGGGTGCGTGCCGATGCCGTCATCAAGGAACTGGCGCAGCTGGCGGGCGGGCGTGGCGGTGGCAAGCCGCACATGGCGCAGGCGGGGATCCCCGACGCCGCGCGCCTCCCGGACGCCCTCGCGTCGCTCGAGCGCACGGTGCGTGCGCTCCTGGGCGCGTGACGCACGAGGGAGTCGCGGCGCTGGAACGCTGGCTCGCCACCCGCGAGCCCGCGCCGCCGGCCGCCTTGGCGGCCCGGTTGCGCGAGCTGGCGCGCGCCGCCGAGGACGAGGACTGCGCTCCCGGCGTCGCGTCGTCCGGTGCATCGGATGCCGGGGCGTCGTCCGGCGATGGAACGCCCGCGGCGGCTACGCATGCGGCGACGCTGGTGCAGGCGACCGGTCGCGTGCTGGAGCGTCTGCTGCGCGCTCACGAAACGGCGCGGGGGAGTGCGCTGGAGTTGCTGGCCGCCGATGCGCTGGCGACGTATGCGATGGAGGCGCTGGGCGACGCCCCCGACGCGCTCGAGCATCGCTGCGAGTGGGCGATGCGCTACTTCGCCGGGATTGCGGATTCGGCGTGATCGACCTGCACACGCACCTCCTCCCGGGGGTCGACGATGGCTCACGCACGATGGACAACTCGGTGCGTGTGCTGGAGCGGCTCCTGGTGGAGGGGGTGCGGGAGGTGGCCTGCACGCCGCACCTGACGGCGTCGCGCGCGCACGAGGCGCCGGTGGACGAGTATGCCGCGCTGCGAGCCGAGTTGCAGCGATTGGCTCCGGAGGGGATGCGCCTGGCGGCCGGGTTCGAGATCATGCTCGATCGTCCGGGGTGCGACCTCACGAAGCGGGGGCTGACGCTCGGGACGTCGCGCGCAGTGCTGGTCGAGTTTCCACGATCGGGGCTGCCGGCGGGGGCCACGGCGGAGCTGATGCGCATTCGCACGAGTGGACTGGTGCCGGTGATCGCCCACCCCGAACGGTATCGTGGCATCACGCTCGCTGACGTCGAGGCGTGGCGCGAGGTCGGGGTGGTGATTCAGGGGGATGCGCTGATGCTGCTTTCGGCTGGGGAGATGGCACAGCTGGCGCGCGCGATGCTCGCGGGTGGGCTGTACGATATCCTGGCGAGCGACAATCACGGGGATCGTCGGTCGCTGGCGACGGTGCGGGAGTGGCTGCGTGAGGCGGGTGAGGACGGGCAGGGGGCGCTGCTCACCGAGGAGAATCCGCGCCGCGTGTTGGCCGATGAGGCCCTGCTCCCGGTGCCGCCGCTGCGGCGGGAGCGGTCGCTGTGGCAGCGGTTGCGCGCGATGATCGGTGGTCGTTAGGCATTCCACGTCACCACGAGCCAGGCGAGGGCGAACGGATGGACGGATTCGAGCGGGACGCGGGAGAGCGGGCGGTCACTCGGCTGCGCGACCTGGCGGCGTTGGCGACGCGGACGGCGGAGGTCCTCGCCCCCGAGATCGCCCGGGCGGCGGCGCTGGTGCAGCGCACGCTGGCCGGTGGCGGCACGCTCTTCTTCTGTGGCAATGGCGGCTCGGCGGCCGACGCGCAGCACATGGCCACCGAGTATGTCGTGCGATACATGCGCAACCGGCGCGCGCTGCCGGCGATCGCCCTGACCACCGACACGTCGCTGCTGACCGCGGCGGGGAATGACTTCGGCTTCGATGAGATCTTCGCGCGTCAGGTGGAGGCCCTCGTTCGTCCCGGCGACCTGCTCATCATCCACTCCACGAGCGGGAACTCGCCTAACGTTCTGCGCGCTGCCGACGTGGCCCGCGCCAAGGGGGCGCCGGTGCTCTCGCTCTCCGCCCGCGACGGCGGGGCGTTGCGGGCGCGGTCCGACATCGCGCTGGTGATTCCCACCGAGCGCACCGACCGCGCCCAGGAGATTCACCTGTGCGTGCAGCACCTGATCTGCGAGGTGGTCGAGGAGGCGTTAGGCGGCGACTCGTAGCGGTCGCCGCCGCTCGGCACCGTCCGCAATGACGGCGCCGGTGCGGCGCCGATGCGGCGCGAAGCGGTCGCACGCTCGGCTCCGGCACATGCATGCACGCACGCCCGTCTCGTCCCTCGCTCACCGTCAGTCCGCCCGTCTCGTTCGCCGTCTCCTCTCCCTCGCCCCCACACATGTTCTCCCTGATTGGCACGCGCGCACTCGTCACTGGTGGATCCCGCGGAATCGGCGGGGCGACCTCCCGGCTCCTGGCCCGGTGCGGCGCTGATGTGGTGGTGCACTATCGATCGCGCGCGTCCGAGGCGCAGGCGATGGTGGCCGAGATCGAGGGGATGGGGCGCCGGGCACTGGCGATCGCCGCGGAACTCTCCGATCGGGGGGCCGTGGATGCGATGTTCGCCCGCGTGCAGGAGGCGTGGGGTGGACTGGACGTCTTTGTCGCGAACGCCGGGATCTGGCCCGAGGAAGACGTCGCCGTTGCCGACATGCCTGACGCGCGCTGGGGACGCACGGTGGCGGAGAACATCGACGGGATGTTCTACTCGACGCGCGGCGCGTTGCAGCTGATGGGGGACGGGGGGCGCATCGTCCTCGTGAGCAGCACGGCCGGGCAGCGCGGCGAGGCGATGCATGCCGACTACGCGGCCTCCAAGGGGGCGATGATCGCCTTCACCAAGTCGGTCGCGATCGAGGTGGCGCGACGCGGCATCACCGTCAATTCGGTGGCGCCGGGGTGGGTGGATACCGAGATGTGCGAGGGGGCGTTTGCCGGGGACGGGCGGGCGCGGGTCGCCGCCGGGATCCCCGTCGGGCGCATCGCTACGCCGGCCGACATCGCCGCTCCCATCGTCATGCTGTGCATGCCCGAGTTGCGCCACGTGACCGGCGAGATCGTCAACGTCAATGGCGGCAGCGTCCTGTGCGGGTAGTCGCGCTGGTCTTCACGGGGGGGACGATCTCCATGCGTTTCGACACGGGGATCGGGGGGGCCGTCCCCTCGTTAGGGGCGGACGAGATCGTGGCGGCAGCGCGCGGCATCGAGCACGTGGCGTCGTTGCGGGTCGAGGAGTGGGGGCGCTTTCCCGGGCCACATATGACGGTGGAGCGCCAGTGGGCGCTACGCGCGCGCCTGCTCGACCTGGTCAACGATCCGCAGATCGATGGCGTCGTCGTCACGCACGGAACCGACACCATCGAGGAGTCGGCGTATCTCGCCACCCGGTCCATCGCTACGGAGAAGCCGATCGTCTTCACGGGGGCGATGCGCAACGCGAGCGAACTGTCGTGGGACGGGCCGGCGAACCTGTCCGACTCGGTGCGTGTGGCCGCGTCGGACGATGCGCGCGGCCATGGGGCGCTGGTCATGCTCAACGGTCGCGTCTTCTCGGCTCTCGACGTGACCAAGGCCCATACGCACTTGTTGGACGCCTTCGAGAGCCCGGGACTCGGGCCCATCGGTGTCGTCGACGATGGCGAGGTCGTCTTCCGGCGGTCGCTGCCGCCCTTTGGGCCGATCCTGGCGCCCCCGTCGCTGGGGACGCCGGTGGACATCATCACCGCGTACGCCGGTGCCGACGCGCGCTTCGTCGACGTGTCGCGCCAGACGGCGAAGGGGGTCGTCGTCGCCGCGTTGGGGCGCGGCAACGTTCCGATTGCCATGGCCGACGGACTGGGGCGCTGCCTGGCCGATGGCGTCCCCGTCGTCGTGGCGTCGCGCGCGCCGCGCGGGCGCGTGGGGACGACCTACGGATACGCCGGCGGTGGGCGACAACTGGCCAACCTCGGTGCCATCTTCACGGGCGCGAGGCGTCCGCAGCAGGCGCGCATCGACTTGATGCTGGCGCTGGGGGCCGGGCTTACCGGCGACGCGCTGCGCGCCGTCTTCGACTCCTGAGGGCATGGCCGTGACGTCCACGCGTGCGCGACTGGAACAATCGCCGGTCCTCGATCCGCCGCGCGAGGTGCGCGAGATCGCGCACGCGCTGGAGCAGGCGGGGTTCGAGACGTGGTGCGTGGGAGGCGCGGTGCGCGATGCACTCCTCGGCTTGCCTCACCTCGATTGGGACCTCGCCACGTCGGCGACGCCGCCGCAGGTCAAGCGGACCTTTCGCCGGACGATCCCGGTCGGCGAGCAGTTCGGGACGATCGGCGTGCTCGACCGGCACGGACGCCTGCACGAGGTGACGACCTTTCGTCGTGACGTGCAGACCGACGGCCGACATGCCGTGGTGGAGTTCGGGGCCTCGCTCGACGAGGACCTGGCTCGGCGCGACTTCACGATCAACGCGATAGCGTACTCGCCCTCGACCGAGCGGCTGCACGATCCGTTCAAGGGGCGAGACGACCTCTCGCATGGCGTGGTGCGCGCGGTGGGGCAGGCGCGAGAGCGCATGGTCGAGGATCGCTTGCGCGCCCTGCGCGCGCTGCGCTTCGCCGGCCGCTTCGGCTTTCGTATCGAGCCGGCGACCTGGGCGGCGATCGTCGAGAGTGCGCCGTTCCTGTCACGCCTCTCGCGCGAGCGAGTGAAGCAGGAGCTGGAAAAGTCGATGGAACAGGTCGCCGTGCCGAGCCGCACCACGACGCTCTGGCATGGGGCCGGTGCCCTGCGCGCATTGATCCCGGCCCTCGAGGCGCAGCCCGCGTGGGTGTTGTACGCGGCCGACTTCGTGGCCCACCCCGAAGCGACGCGCAGCGCGGGACGCAAGCGGCGGCGCACGCTGTTGCGGCTGGCGACACTGTTCGTGGGACTGTCGCACGACGTCGTGGTGCGCACGCTGCGCGACCTGCGCTTCTCCAATCGCGACGTCGATTGGCTGGCTGCCCTGGCGGTGCACGCCACAGCGC
Proteins encoded in this window:
- the alaS gene encoding alanine--tRNA ligase, translating into MRASDIRSRFLAYFQRNAHAVLPSSSLVPGDDPTLLFTNAGMVQFKKVFLGLEVPETGRRATTSQKCVRAGGKHNDLEQVGHTARHHTFFEMLGNFSFGDYFKRDAIRFAWEFVTGPQSEGNLGIDARHVRVSVFHEDDEARALWREIAGISDARIYGLGAKDNFWQMADTGPCGPCSELYIDLAHLTKDWAFPAGASGEWTDLERTEFSTEAFVEGAEAGRFLEIWNLVFMQFDRQPDGALVPLPKPSVDTGAGLERIAAVMQGVTNNFHTDVFAPMMAAIEATVQRPYAGVAPDGSRLLDAHSASYRVLADHARAVSFLLADGVFPSNDGRGYVLRRILRRAVRHAYLLGRREPTLVHVVQAVIDSMSDVFPELRQRATHVLETTRAEEERFLATIEGGMSRFEQLAPAVGSTQGSTHLRGLISGEDAFKLYDTYGFPIDLTELMARERGYAVDIAGFEAALGAQRVQSQEERKSKKLGVVADELSDAARWERTSGTSDEAPAFGESEFVGYEAVEIESQVTAVRRLDDNRVAVMLRETPFYAESGGQVSDHGEIVGQGWRVDVDDVKKIEGRVAAIGKLSGTIAFGTATARVPGDRRRDTERNHTATHLLHAALREALGDHVHQAGSLVAPDRLRFDFTHHGPIKPEVLDAIELTVNRGIWASVDVRTEQKGYKDAVAEGAMALFGEKYGDVVRVVKIPGLSVELCGGTHVRNTGQISLFKILSETGVAAGVRRIEAVTGPRAFEVMRERERTLSRVGELLKATPDTAIKRVQGLLDERKALEKRLDEAMKGGGDQVKALVASAPTVEGLRLVASMMTAPDVKTLQALGDALREQLGSGVAALGATFEDGKSALLVVATDDARDRGVRADAVIKELAQLAGGRGGGKPHMAQAGIPDAARLPDALASLERTVRALLGA
- a CDS encoding SIS domain-containing protein yields the protein MDGFERDAGERAVTRLRDLAALATRTAEVLAPEIARAAALVQRTLAGGGTLFFCGNGGSAADAQHMATEYVVRYMRNRRALPAIALTTDTSLLTAAGNDFGFDEIFARQVEALVRPGDLLIIHSTSGNSPNVLRAADVARAKGAPVLSLSARDGGALRARSDIALVIPTERTDRAQEIHLCVQHLICEVVEEALGGDS
- a CDS encoding SDR family oxidoreductase, giving the protein MFSLIGTRALVTGGSRGIGGATSRLLARCGADVVVHYRSRASEAQAMVAEIEGMGRRALAIAAELSDRGAVDAMFARVQEAWGGLDVFVANAGIWPEEDVAVADMPDARWGRTVAENIDGMFYSTRGALQLMGDGGRIVLVSSTAGQRGEAMHADYAASKGAMIAFTKSVAIEVARRGITVNSVAPGWVDTEMCEGAFAGDGRARVAAGIPVGRIATPADIAAPIVMLCMPELRHVTGEIVNVNGGSVLCG
- a CDS encoding asparaginase, translated to MRFDTGIGGAVPSLGADEIVAAARGIEHVASLRVEEWGRFPGPHMTVERQWALRARLLDLVNDPQIDGVVVTHGTDTIEESAYLATRSIATEKPIVFTGAMRNASELSWDGPANLSDSVRVAASDDARGHGALVMLNGRVFSALDVTKAHTHLLDAFESPGLGPIGVVDDGEVVFRRSLPPFGPILAPPSLGTPVDIITAYAGADARFVDVSRQTAKGVVVAALGRGNVPIAMADGLGRCLADGVPVVVASRAPRGRVGTTYGYAGGGRQLANLGAIFTGARRPQQARIDLMLALGAGLTGDALRAVFDS
- a CDS encoding CCA tRNA nucleotidyltransferase yields the protein MTSTRARLEQSPVLDPPREVREIAHALEQAGFETWCVGGAVRDALLGLPHLDWDLATSATPPQVKRTFRRTIPVGEQFGTIGVLDRHGRLHEVTTFRRDVQTDGRHAVVEFGASLDEDLARRDFTINAIAYSPSTERLHDPFKGRDDLSHGVVRAVGQARERMVEDRLRALRALRFAGRFGFRIEPATWAAIVESAPFLSRLSRERVKQELEKSMEQVAVPSRTTTLWHGAGALRALIPALEAQPAWVLYAADFVAHPEATRSAGRKRRRTLLRLATLFVGLSHDVVVRTLRDLRFSNRDVDWLAALAVHATALRASVRAAIINPTPPGDAVLRRWAAEAGRTRVPDALRVVLATLSAELAHGPRDGEEDPWGDGGAVAMRGAAPSRAASLYRRTLRVAYRDPVEVADLAVDGEDLMREGGVSRGPALGTALRRLRDVVVEDPTRNDRATLLALARAWSAGADAGGS